One genomic segment of Vespa crabro chromosome 3, iyVesCrab1.2, whole genome shotgun sequence includes these proteins:
- the LOC124422489 gene encoding ovarian-specific serine/threonine-protein kinase Lok, which produces MNMLSEDSIPLSLPDTQNIDAVTLTQSQDLPVSQQTAMTIWGRLCPNKLPFKPLEMTKNEYTLGRAESCDICVNSIEFRAKWVSVISKIHFKIIREHIGGNTNDSVVYLEDLSHNGTFVNKERVGNRKRVILESNDVISLAQPYFAVYIFMSTTAFEGNELPIELKSKYAVSRKLGSGAGGEVKMVFTKNGCKKFAMKTIVKAASNSNGYKHPLNDPEKIMNEVRILKALRHPCVIRMEEIVDTPSTVYIVLELMEGGELFERITSRGRLTENHTKLLFYQVVLAVHYLHECGITHRDLKPENILLASNADITLAKVSDFGLSKLVDAQTMMKTFCGTPMYVAPEILSTGGRGSYTNKVDIWSLGVILYACLSGAVPFNITCKEVTLQDQIKRGLYGFPSSRFGHVSDKAIDLIKRMMTVDPKKRITIKQVLLHPWLQDHFMRNTVHSLINYDKDENCPPINLLTDDRYKHDTYAGLLKRPRIDL; this is translated from the exons ATGAACATGTTATCGGAAGATTCGATACCTTTGTCCTTACCTGATACACAAAACATAGACGCTGTGACTCTCACGCAGTCTCAGGATTTACCTGTTTCACAACAAACAGCTATGACTATTTGGGGGAGGTTATGTCCAAACAAGCTTCCTTTTAAACCTTTAG AAATGACTAAGAACGAATATACTCTCGGTCGTGCAGAGAGTTGTGATATTTGTGTGAATTCTATAGAATTTAGAGCTAAGTGGGTGAgtgtaataagtaaaatacattttaagaTAATCAGAGAACATATTGGTGGGAACACTAATGACTCGGTAGTATACCTAGAAGATCTTAGTCATAATGGAACttttgttaataaagaaaGGGTTGGAAATCGTAAACGAGTAATATTAGAAAGTAACGATGTGATATCTCTTGCACAACCTTATTTTGCAG tgTATATATTCATGAGTACAACTGCATTTGAGGGTAATGAATTGCCTATAGAATTAAAGAGCAAATATGCAGTTTCGCGTAAATTAGGTTCAGGTGCGGGTGGAGAAGTAAAAATGGTATTTACCAAAAATGGTTGTAAAAAATTTGCAATGAAAACTATAGTTAAAGCAGCTAGTAATTCAAATGGATATAAGCATCCTTTAAATGATCCTGAAAAAATCATGAATGAAGTTAGAATTTTGAAAGCGTTGAGGCAT CCATGTGTGATACGTATGGAAGAAATTGTAGATACTCCAAGTACTGTATATATTGTTCTTGAATTAATGGAAGGTGGAGAACTGTTTGAAAGAATAACAAGTAGGGGAAGATTAACAGAAAATCATAccaaattgttattttatcaaGTTGTATTGGCAGTTCATTATCTTCATGAATGTGGTATCACCCATAGAGACTTAAAG cctgaaaatatattattggcaAGCAATGCAGATATAACTTTAGCTAAAGTGTCAGACTTTGGTTTGTCAAAACTAGTTGATGCACAAACCATGATGAAAACGTTTTGTGGAACACCGATGTATGTAGCACCTGAAATATTGTCAACAGGTGGACGTGGTTCATATACAAACAAa GTCGATATATGGAGTTTAGGTGTAATTTTATATGCTTGTTTAAGTGGAGCAGTTCCATTTAACATTACATGTAAAGAAGTTACTTTGCAAgatcaaataaaaagaggacTTTATGGGTTTCCAAGTTCTAGATTTGGACATGTATCGGATAAAGCTATCGATTTG ATTAAACGTATGATGACAGTAGATCCTAAGAAACGAATTACCATCAAGCAGGTGTTATTACATCCTTGGCTACAAGATCATTTTATGCGTAATACTGtacattcattaattaattatgataaggACGAGAACTGCCCTCCTATAAATTTACTTACAGATGATAGATACAAACATGACACGTATGCAGGTCTGTTGAAACGACCAAGAATAGACTTATAG
- the LOC124422490 gene encoding dnaJ homolog subfamily C member 28: MLTFNCTCVNGSKQFARVSFTDMLFLKRLKHRTSAKSVKQLYQTLGVNEDCEDETLRLAFIHLAKQFHPDSGASEADAVKFAEVESAYREIRKLRNDLKETNSQLLPDVEEFDIKHTAPQHRHYLNYDVGIGTLSKRQRLHTIERAQKAVENVMEHRLKTLQAEERNTLIGMDKKRAQDIKTRYGMDRLVEDLIQEAMNKGEFSDLPGIGKPLKNINRQNPYVDFTTHKLNQVLIENGFTPEWIQLSKEIREETKELQKLLTEARNELGLIPLNLEERESWKKTIENFKPFIKNLNNKIDKYNLLVPILQKQMLHVNIETLAEQVLSKEPIRSAKQKSVKKDINNTFNNDNNLDIFNLFQTIFRKKIT, from the exons atgttaacTTTCAACTGTACATGTGTGAATGGGAGTAAACAATTTGCTCGTGTATCTTTCACAGACATGCTTTTTCTAAAACGGTTAAAACATCGTACTTCTGCAAAATCTGTGAAG CAACTATATCAAACACTTGGAGTAAATGAAGATTGCGAAGATGAAACGCTTAGGCTTGCCTTTATACATCTAGCCAAACAGTTCCATCCAGATAGTGGAGCATCAGAAGCTGATGCAGTTAAATTTGCAGAA gTTGAAAGTGCCTATAGAGAAATACGAAAGCTACGCAATGATTTGAAAGAAACTAATTCTCAATTGTTACCGGATGTTGAAGAATTTGACATTAAG cATACAGCACCACAACATCGTCATTATTTAAACTATGATGTTGGTATAGGAACACTAAGTAAACGACAAAGGTTACACACTATTGAAAGAGCACAAAAAGCTGTTGAAAATGTTATGGAACATAGATTAAAAACATTACAAGCAGAAGAACGTAATACATTAATTGGAATGGATAAAAAACGTGCTCAAGACATTAAGACACGTTATGGTATGGATCGATTGGTAGAAGATTTGATTCAAGAGGCAATGAATAAAGGTGAATTTAGCGATCTTCCGGGCATTGGGAAacctttaaaaaatatcaatagacAAAACCCGTATGTTGATTTCACTACCCACAAATTAAATCAG GTACTGATAGAAAACGGATTCACTCCAGAATGGATACAGCTTTCAAAGGAGATcagagaagaaacaaaagaattacaaaaattattaacagaaGCGCGCAATGAATTGGGTTTAATTCCATTGAatttagaagaaagagaaagttggaaaaaaactattgaaaattttaaaccattcattaaaaatttaaacaacaaaattgataaatataatttacttgTACCTATACTTCAAAAACAAATGCTTCACGTAAACATAGAAACTCTAGCGGAACAAGTATTATCCAAAGAACCAATTAGATCAGCAAAACAGAAATcagtaaaaaaagatataaacaatacttttaataacgataataatcttgACATTTTCAACTTATTTCAAACAATCTTCAGAAAAAAGATCACttga
- the LOC124422491 gene encoding succinate dehydrogenase [ubiquinone] iron-sulfur subunit-like isoform X1, whose translation MFLADTGGVLTSQFCKNGYINVKRNSWFGLITFHLRYLSSTDKGILGKEKAAVKDCKTLDEKQIKKTKIQAFRIYRWNPEKPKVKPHIQQYNVDLMNCTGTMILDALNIIKADLDPTLSFRRSCREGICGSCSMNINGVNTLACITKIVHSSKPIIIYPLPHTYVIRDLIVDMTHFLSQVHSTEPFLKRPGEGSFLGLRQILQSQRDRDKLNSLYECILCGCCSYSCPPYWWLGDKYLGPAALLQAYRWIMDSRDMAYKERLSKLKDFYSVYRCHTIFNCTKTCPKGLNPGNAIAQIKRHLAGLTSKEEPDLETPMPNPCPDEEDIYSCRKE comes from the exons ATGTTCCTTGCCGATACCGGCGGCGTTTTAACTAGCCAATTTTGTAAAAACGGctatattaatgtaaaacGTAATTCATGGTTCGGTTTAATAACTTTCCATTTAAGATATTTATCATCAACGGATAAAGGAATACTCGGTAAAGAAAAGGCGGCCGTCAAGGATTGCAAAACTTTAGAC gaaaaacaaataaagaaaacgaaaatacaagcgtttcgcatataccgatggAATCCAGAAAAGCCAAAAGTAAAACCCCATATACAACAATACAACGTGGATTTAATGAATTGTACTGGTACCATGATATTGGAcgctttaaatattatcaaagcaGATCTCGATCCAACTCTATCCTTTCGAAGATCTTGCCGTGAAGGAATTTGTGGAAGTTGCTCGATGAACATCAATGGTGTTAATACTCTAGCTTGCatcac AAAAATAGTACATTCATCGAAaccgattattatttatcctttACCACATACCTATGTAATCCGAGATTTAATTGTGGATATGACACATTTTCTTAGCCAAGTTCATTCAACTGAACCATTTTTAAAACGTCCCGGAGAAGGCAGCTTTCTTGGTTTAAGACAAATCTTACAGagtcagagagatagagataaactTAATTCATTATACGAGTGTATCCTTTGTGGATGCTGTTCATACTCGTGTCCTCCATATTGGTGGTTAGGGGATAAATATTTAGGACCAGCTGCTCTTTTACAG GCATACAGATGGATAATGGATTCACGAGATATGGCGTACAAAGAGAGGCTTAGTAAactaaaagatttttattcggTTTATCGATGTCACACCATCTTTAATTGTACTAAAACATGTCCGAAG GGTTTAAATCCTGGAAATGCAATAGCTCAAATAAAACGACATCTTGCTGGACTTACGTCTAAAGAGGAACCGGATTTAGAAACACCAATGCCGAATCCTTGTCCTGATGAAGAAGACATTTACTCTTGTAGAAAGGAATGA
- the LOC124422491 gene encoding succinate dehydrogenase [ubiquinone] iron-sulfur subunit-like isoform X2: MTTYRQVFSFYIQMKITFLKEKQIKKTKIQAFRIYRWNPEKPKVKPHIQQYNVDLMNCTGTMILDALNIIKADLDPTLSFRRSCREGICGSCSMNINGVNTLACITKIVHSSKPIIIYPLPHTYVIRDLIVDMTHFLSQVHSTEPFLKRPGEGSFLGLRQILQSQRDRDKLNSLYECILCGCCSYSCPPYWWLGDKYLGPAALLQAYRWIMDSRDMAYKERLSKLKDFYSVYRCHTIFNCTKTCPKGLNPGNAIAQIKRHLAGLTSKEEPDLETPMPNPCPDEEDIYSCRKE; the protein is encoded by the exons ATGACAACTTATCGCCAAgtgttttcattttatattcaaatgaaGATCACTTTTTTAAAG gaaaaacaaataaagaaaacgaaaatacaagcgtttcgcatataccgatggAATCCAGAAAAGCCAAAAGTAAAACCCCATATACAACAATACAACGTGGATTTAATGAATTGTACTGGTACCATGATATTGGAcgctttaaatattatcaaagcaGATCTCGATCCAACTCTATCCTTTCGAAGATCTTGCCGTGAAGGAATTTGTGGAAGTTGCTCGATGAACATCAATGGTGTTAATACTCTAGCTTGCatcac AAAAATAGTACATTCATCGAAaccgattattatttatcctttACCACATACCTATGTAATCCGAGATTTAATTGTGGATATGACACATTTTCTTAGCCAAGTTCATTCAACTGAACCATTTTTAAAACGTCCCGGAGAAGGCAGCTTTCTTGGTTTAAGACAAATCTTACAGagtcagagagatagagataaactTAATTCATTATACGAGTGTATCCTTTGTGGATGCTGTTCATACTCGTGTCCTCCATATTGGTGGTTAGGGGATAAATATTTAGGACCAGCTGCTCTTTTACAG GCATACAGATGGATAATGGATTCACGAGATATGGCGTACAAAGAGAGGCTTAGTAAactaaaagatttttattcggTTTATCGATGTCACACCATCTTTAATTGTACTAAAACATGTCCGAAG GGTTTAAATCCTGGAAATGCAATAGCTCAAATAAAACGACATCTTGCTGGACTTACGTCTAAAGAGGAACCGGATTTAGAAACACCAATGCCGAATCCTTGTCCTGATGAAGAAGACATTTACTCTTGTAGAAAGGAATGA
- the LOC124422488 gene encoding trifunctional purine biosynthetic protein adenosine-3, whose amino-acid sequence MAGQTVLIIGNGGREHAISWKLSQSPHIKEIFVAPGNSGIASVDKVSLAKINVKNYKEVAEWSKKNRISVVIVGPEEYLAKGLANELQNVGIHCFGPKKEAAKIEANKDWAKQFMDRYNIPTAKWKGFTKAEDAKEFVKNATFRALVIKASGLAAGKGVIVAKNVEEACQAIDEILTDKKFGSAGENIIVEELLEGEEVSVLAFTDGKTIIPMMPSQDHKRIFDGDSGPNTGGMGAYCPCPLLSEKDFEIVKLNILQQSINGLRKENIPFVGILYAGLMITNEGPKVLEFNCRFGDPETQVILPLLKSDLFTIIKACCDGTLDQIQIEWYEGVFAAGIILASHGYPASSSKGQIITGVDNVISKKDYFIFHSGTDLSSQGKLLTNGGRVLIVVNIARSLALAAARATQAAKEISFDGKQFRMDIAHKGIARSILRYGDLTYKNSGVDIEAGDSLVSAIKPVSFSTVRSGTLGSIGGFGGIFDVKAAGYKDPLLVSGTDGVGTKLKVAFECHKHDTVGIDLVAMCVNDVLAHGAEPLFFLDYFACGKLDVNVAATVINGVSEGCRRAGCSLIGGETAEMPDMYSNGEYDLAGFAVGAVEKNNLLPCIDKIIEKDIVIGLPSSGVHSNGFSLVRKVLEIGNVKYTDIAPFSETGKTIGEELLEPTKIYVKGVIPVLKSNLVKGFAHITGGGLIENIPRILPKDVQVNLDASKWKILPIFGWLAAIGNISQQEMLRTFNCGIGAVLICAEKDKDEVLQMLKEESPIVIGTVNSRYNDQLSVQVQNFDKSIEIEMRKYVPHIISKLAAPLKRVGVLISGSGTNLQSLINATKDPTQHIGAEIVLVISNKPDVEGLKRAERAGIKTVIIQHNQYASREAFDSAMTIELDAAGVEIVCLAGFMRILSAQFVNRWKGALINVHPSLLPSFKGAQAHKDVLAAGVRISGCTVHFVAVDIDSGAIIEQESVPVLPNDTENILQERVKEVEHKAFPRALKHLATGRIQLKDDGKIQWNY is encoded by the exons atggCAGGACAAACTGTTTTGATCATAGGTAATGGTGGTAGAGAACATGCTATTTCTTGGAAGTTATCTCAATCTCCACAT ataaaggaaatatttgtTGCACCTGGTAATAGTGGCATTGCTTCAGTGGATAAAGTCTCTTTAGCAAAAATTAatgttaagaattataaa GAAGTAGCCGAATGGagcaaaaaaaatagaataagtGTTGTCATCGTTGGTCCAGAAGAATATCTTGCTAAAGGTTTGGCAAATGAATTACAAAATGTAGGGATACATTGTTTTGGGCCAAAAAAGGAAGCAGCTAAAATAGAAGCCAATAAAGATTGGGCTAAACAATTCATGGATCGTTATAATATTCCAACTGCCAAATGGAAAGGATTTACAAAAGCTGAAGATGCAAAAGAATTTGTTAAAAA TGCCACGTTTCGAGCTCTTGTGATAAAAGCTTCAGGTTTGGCAGCGGGTAAAGGTGTTATTGTAGCCAAAAATGTAGAGGAAGCGTGTCAAGCAATTGATGAAATTTTAACTGATAAAAAATTTGGTTCTGCTggtgaaaatattattgtagaGGAACTTTTAGAGGGTGAAGAAGTATCGGTACTTGCATTCACAGATG gaAAGACAATAATTCCTATGATGCCATCGCAAGATCACAAAAGGATATTTGATGGGGATTCTGGTCCAAATACTGGTGGAATGGGTGCCTATTGTCCATGTCCTTTGTTGAGtgaaaaagattttgaaatagtcaaattaaatattcttcaGCAATCTATTAATGGActcagaaaagaaaatataccaTTTGTtg GTATCTTATATGCTGGTTTAATGATAACTAACGAGGGTCCTAAAGTCCTAGAATTTAATTGCAGATTTGGTGATCCTGAAACGCAAGTGATATTGCCATTACTAAAGTCAGATCTGTTTACAATTATAAAG GCTTGCTGTGATGGTACCTTGGATCAAATTCAAATAGAGTGGTATGAAGGTGTATTTGCTGCTGGTATTATCTTAGCTTCTCATGGATATCCAGCTTCATCTTCCAAAGGTCAAATAATAACCGGAGTTGACAATGTAATAtctaaaaaagattattttattttccatagtGGCACTGATCTATCTTCTCaaggaaaattattaacaaacg gtGGAagagttcttattgttgttaatatcgcACGTTCACTGGCATTAGCAGCAGCTAGAGCTACTCAAGCTGCtaaagaaatatcattcgATGGAAAACAGTTTAGAATGGATATAGCACATAAGGGTATTGCCAG GTCAATTCTTCGTTATGGTGatttaacatataaaaatagtgGTGTTGATATTGAGGCTGGTGATTCTTTGGTATCTGCTATTAAACCTGTATCATTTTCTACCGTGCGTTCTGGTACATTGGGATCTATTGGTGGTTTTGGTGGTATATTTGATGTTAAAGCTGCAGGTTATAAAGATCCTCTCTTAGTTTCTGGTACCGATGGTGTTGGTACAAAATTAAAA GTTGCATTTGAATGCCATAAACATGATACAGTAGGAATAGATTTAGTGGCAATGTGTGTCAATGATGTACTTGCACATGGAGCAGAACCACTATTTTTCCTTGATTATTTTGCATGTGGTAAACTTGATGTTAATGTAGCTGCCACTGTTATAAATGGTGTTTCAGAAGGATGCAGAAGAGCTGGATGTTCtttg ATTGGTGGAGAGACTGCAGAAATGCCAGATATGTATTCAAATGGAGAATATGATCTAGCAGGATTTGCAGTAGGAGcagttgaaaaaaataatttattaccatGCATTGATAAgattatagaaaaagatattgtcATTGGTCTTCCATCGAGTGGTGTACACAGTAATGGTTTCAGTCTGGTGAGAAAGGTTCTTGAAATAGGAAATGTGAAATATACAGACATTGCTCCATTTTCTGAAACAGGAAAAACTATtg GTGAGGAACTTTTGGAACCAACTAAAATTTACGTTAAAGGTGTCATTCCTGTTTTAAAATCTAATTTGGTAAAGGGTTTTGCTCACATTACCGGTGGAggtttaatagaaaatataccaAGGATTTTGCCTAAAGATGTTCAAGTTAATTTAGACGCATCTAAATGGAAAATTTTACCTATCTTTGGATGGCTTGCTGCAATCG gtAATATCAGCCAACAAGAAATGTTGAGAACTTTTAATTGTGGCATTGGAGCTGTTTTAATTTGTgcagagaaagataaagatgaagTATTACAAATGTTGAAAGAAGAGAGCCCAATAGTTATAGGAACAGTAAATTCTCGTTATA ATGATCAATTAAGCGTTCAAGTCCAAAACttcgataaatcgatcgaaatagaaatgagaaaatatgTGCCACATATTATATCCAAATTAGCAGCACCACTTAAAAGAGTCGGTGTTTTAATTTCTGGTAGTGGAACTAATCTTCAGTCATTAATCAATGCTACAAAAGATCCAACGCAACACATTGGTGCAGAAATAGTTTTAGTAATATCCAATAAACCGGATGTCGAAGGATTGAAAAGAGCAGAAAGAGCAGGCATCAAAACAGTT atTATTCAACATAATCAATATGCAAGTCGAGAAGCTTTTGATTCAGCAATGACTATTGAACTTGATGCAGCCGGAGTAGAGATTGTATGTCTTGCTGGTTTTATGAGAATTTTGTCTGCACAATTTGTAAATAGATGGAAAGGTGCTTTAATCAATGTGCATCCTTCTTTATTACCTTCTTTTAAAGGGGCACAAGCACATAAAGATGTTTTAGCAGCTGGCGTACGCATTTCAGGATGCACTGTTCATTTTGTTGCG GTTGATATTGATTCTGGAGCTATTATAGAACAAGAGTCGGTACCTGTTTTACCAAATGATACTGAAAATATACTTCAAGAACGTGTGAAAGAAGTGGAGCATAAGGCCTTTCCCCGTGCATTAAAACATTTAGCCACGGGACGTATACAATTAAAGGATGATGGTAAAATCCAATGGAACTATTGA